Genomic segment of Populus nigra chromosome 14, ddPopNigr1.1, whole genome shotgun sequence:
GTTTATTATTGTTCCGAGCAGCTGTTGGTTCCCCTTGTAAGTGCATTCCGATATGAGGGAGAAGAGGTGAACACGATTTTGGCAAAATCAGAGGCTAAGATACTTCATGAGAAGATCTCAGCTAAAGCTTATAGTGATGAAGAGATCATCAGGATTCTGACTACAAGGAGCAAGGCACAACTTAATGCAACATTTAATCACTACAACAACGCATTTGGAAATGCCATCAACAAGGTATTATGATCTGAATCTGATTCGACTTTTATcagttattttttgaaatctttCCCAATGTTAAATTCCAGTTAGTCAATAATGATTTCAAAGTTGTCTCAATGGGCTAGTAGAATAACCAATTTGCCGCGAAGTACTGAAAATCTATAACTTGCCAAAGTTTTTATTTAGCTCTTGCAGTAATATCAACATTTCTAGATGCATTGTAGACATTTGTTTCGCTTTAAATTGACAATGGCAAATCTGTTTGCAGAATTTGAAGGAAGAGGCGGATAACGATTTCCTCAAATTACTGAGAGCAACGATTAAGTGCTTGACCTACCCTGAAAAATACTTTGAGAAGCTTTTGCGGCTGTCCATCAAAAAGCTAGGGACAGATGAAAGGGCTCTTACTAGAGTTGTAACCACCAGGGCTGAGGTTGACATGGAACGTATCAAGGAGGAATATCATCGCCGAAATAGTGTTACTCTTGATCGTGACATTGCTGGAGACACTTCCGGAGATTATGAACGAATGCTTCTTGCCTTGATTGGCCATGGCGATGCTTGATCTATTTCTTGTGGATGCAGAAGAGTTGTGctttgtatgaatgttgttgttgttgttgtattgcTTTTGCTAGACATAATCTTCCTGACGTGAGCTATCATCTTTGCTTGTATTGCTTATATTAAGCATCTCTGAAATGTTTTGTGCATCTTTTCTGGCTTAATAAAATCTTTGAAATGGACCAAGAGATCGTTTCATAATGTATCAACATTATTAAAAAGATGGGAGCATAAAGATAATGTTCGAATAAATCCTTTCAAGGGACTTGTTGAATTTTGGCCATGTCTAGGATTACacgaggaaaaagaaagaactatAAAGTAACACTAgaattcttttttagaaaataaaaggacagGTATATTATCTCGCAGGAATATTATGATCACATCACACTATTTA
This window contains:
- the LOC133672479 gene encoding annexin D2-like, with the translated sequence MASLKVPASVPPPYEDAEQLHKAFEGWGTNEGLIISILAHRNAAQRNLIRKVYGEAYGQDLLKDLDKELSSDFERAVLLWTLDPAERDAYLANEATKRFTSSNWVLMEIACTRSSHDLFKVRQAYHARYKKSLEEDVAYHTTGDFRKLLVPLVSAFRYEGEEVNTILAKSEAKILHEKISAKAYSDEEIIRILTTRSKAQLNATFNHYNNAFGNAINKNLKEEADNDFLKLLRATIKCLTYPEKYFEKLLRLSIKKLGTDERALTRVVTTRAEVDMERIKEEYHRRNSVTLDRDIAGDTSGDYERMLLALIGHGDA